A window from Numida meleagris isolate 19003 breed g44 Domestic line chromosome 21, NumMel1.0, whole genome shotgun sequence encodes these proteins:
- the NKX3-1 gene encoding homeobox protein Nkx-3.1, translated as MSTRVLSPGGHRAPSSPQQTSSRPWTSFLIQDILRDGVERGERMDQGGRPEDGKQQDGPGASPAQPHDVNPDAETPPCGHDPPQKELPRPPRPAKRSRAAFTHSQVLELERNFSRQKYLSAPERAHLAQNLQLSETQVKIWFQNRRYKTKRRAGGSGLEVGTTHKASVLPPAPLLALHGAARCLPCLCYWSPAAW; from the exons atgagcaCCAGggtgctgagccctggggggcacagagcccccagcagcccccagcagacCTCATCCAGACCTTGGACGTCCTTCCTCATCCAGGACATCCTACGAGATGGGGTGGAGAGGGGAGAAAGGATGGATCAAGGTGGGAGACCTGAGGATGGGAAGCAGCAGGATGGCCCCggagcatccccagcacagccccacgaTGTGAATCCAG ATGCTGAGACCCCCCCGTGTGGCCATGACCCCCCCCAGAAGGAGCTGCCCAGACCCCCCCGGCCAGCGAAGCGCTCGCGGGCGGCCTTCACCCACAGCCAAGTGTTGGAGTTGGAGCGGAACTTCAGCCGCCAGAAATACCTGTCGGCCCCCGAGAGAGCTCACCTGGCCCAGAACCTGCAGCTGAGCGAGACGCAAGTGAAGATCTGGTTCCAGAACCGCCGCTACAAGACCAAGAGGAGAGCGGGGGGCTCCGGCCTGGAGGTCGGGACCACTCACAAAGCATCTGTtcttcccccagccccactgctggccCTGCACGGGGCCGCTcgctgcctgccctgcctctGTTACTGGAGCCCTGCTGCGTGGTGA